The proteins below are encoded in one region of Neisseria macacae ATCC 33926:
- the purN gene encoding phosphoribosylglycinamide formyltransferase, whose translation MKNIVILISGRGSNMQAIVNAAIPNARITSVLSNSATAAGLAWAAERGIATDSLNHKDFPSRLAFDQAMMEKIDAYQPDLVVLAGFMRILTPEFCAHYSNRLINIHPSILPAFTGLHTHERALEAGCRVAGCTIHFVTPELDCGPIISQGIVPILDGDTPDDIAARVLTVEHRLFPQAVADFVAGRLKIEGNRVFNSERNAEGQTLLA comes from the coding sequence ATGAAAAACATCGTTATCCTCATCTCCGGCCGCGGCAGCAATATGCAGGCCATCGTCAATGCCGCCATTCCAAACGCCCGCATCACCTCCGTCCTCAGCAACAGCGCAACCGCCGCCGGACTGGCTTGGGCAGCCGAACGCGGCATCGCCACCGACAGCCTCAACCACAAAGACTTCCCCAGCCGCCTCGCTTTCGACCAAGCCATGATGGAGAAAATCGATGCCTATCAACCTGATTTGGTCGTCCTCGCAGGCTTTATGCGCATCCTCACGCCCGAATTCTGCGCCCATTACTCAAACCGCCTGATCAACATCCACCCATCCATCCTCCCCGCCTTCACCGGCCTGCACACCCACGAACGCGCCCTTGAAGCCGGCTGCCGCGTCGCAGGCTGCACTATCCACTTCGTAACCCCCGAGCTGGACTGCGGTCCGATTATCTCTCAAGGCATCGTCCCGATCCTCGACGGCGACACGCCCGACGACATTGCCGCACGCGTCCTGACCGTCGAACACCGCCTTTTCCCGCAAGCCGTTGCCGATTTCGTTGCAGGTCGTCTGAAAATCGAAGGCAACCGCGTATTCAATTCAGAACGCAACGCCGAAGGACAAACCTTACTCGCGTAA
- a CDS encoding FKBP-type peptidyl-prolyl cis-trans isomerase → MNKTFKFSALAIAAALALTACDKKDANTPASASAPASASAASGASAAKDASSIGTPVQQASYAMGMDIGSSLKQMKDQGAEIDMKVFIEALQASYDGKESKMTEVQAQEVMMKFLKEQQVKAAEKLQADAKANLEKGEAFLKENATKEGVKTTASGLQYKITKEGDGKQPKKDDIVVVEYEGRLIDGTVFDSSKANGGPVTFPVSQVIPGWAEGIQLLKEGSEATFYIPSKLAYRDQVMPGGKIGPNSTLVFDVKLVKIGKPEDFQPAPGQVDIQKVQ, encoded by the coding sequence ATGAACAAAACTTTCAAATTCAGCGCATTGGCAATCGCCGCCGCATTGGCACTGACCGCCTGCGACAAAAAAGACGCCAATACACCTGCTTCAGCCTCTGCGCCCGCATCGGCATCCGCAGCTTCCGGCGCATCTGCCGCAAAAGACGCATCCTCTATCGGCACACCGGTCCAACAAGCCAGCTACGCAATGGGTATGGACATCGGCAGCTCCCTGAAACAAATGAAAGATCAGGGCGCGGAAATCGACATGAAAGTCTTCATCGAAGCCTTACAAGCCTCTTATGACGGCAAAGAAAGCAAAATGACTGAAGTCCAAGCACAAGAAGTCATGATGAAATTCCTGAAAGAACAACAAGTCAAAGCGGCGGAAAAACTTCAGGCTGACGCCAAAGCCAACCTGGAAAAAGGCGAAGCGTTCCTCAAAGAAAACGCCACTAAAGAAGGTGTGAAAACCACTGCTTCCGGCCTGCAATACAAAATCACCAAAGAAGGTGACGGCAAACAGCCTAAAAAAGACGACATCGTCGTTGTCGAATACGAAGGCCGCCTGATTGACGGTACCGTCTTCGACAGCAGCAAAGCCAACGGCGGTCCTGTTACCTTCCCCGTCAGCCAAGTTATCCCCGGCTGGGCCGAAGGCATCCAACTCTTGAAAGAAGGCAGCGAAGCCACCTTCTACATCCCATCCAAACTCGCCTACCGCGACCAAGTCATGCCGGGCGGGAAAATCGGTCCGAATTCCACTTTGGTATTCGACGTGAAGCTGGTTAAAATCGGCAAACCCGAAGATTTCCAACCCGCTCCCGGTCAAGTTGACATTCAAAAAGTCCAATAA
- a CDS encoding DNA polymerase III subunit chi, protein MPKATFYTHAADPAAFACRLIARAIRDGGQILVWSDSDETIRRLDRDLWQQIPESFIPHEIWQPGQPMSSETPVWLAFGDTLPTVPENATVLNLSPDFWNEATVIPARVLEIVGSSLEELADARERFSAYRKSGFTIEHHDMTGKA, encoded by the coding sequence ATGCCCAAAGCCACTTTCTACACCCACGCCGCCGACCCCGCCGCCTTCGCCTGCCGCCTGATTGCGCGCGCCATACGCGATGGCGGGCAGATATTGGTCTGGTCGGATTCCGATGAAACCATCCGCCGCCTCGACCGCGACCTTTGGCAGCAAATTCCCGAAAGCTTCATTCCGCATGAAATTTGGCAACCCGGCCAACCCATGTCGTCTGAAACACCCGTATGGCTCGCGTTCGGCGATACTTTACCCACCGTCCCTGAAAACGCCACCGTCCTCAATCTCTCGCCCGACTTTTGGAACGAAGCCACCGTCATCCCCGCCCGCGTGCTTGAAATTGTAGGCAGCAGCTTGGAAGAGCTCGCCGACGCCCGCGAACGTTTCAGCGCATACAGAAAAAGCGGCTTTACCATCGAACACCACGATATGACAGGTAAAGCCTAA
- a CDS encoding DUF1287 domain-containing protein has protein sequence MKRKTSLNLVLASIAVAIALITAAAFWFYHSPYGPTIPLIRTGSSQSITQPDRPSPKIVQSARNQIGKTLRYDSAYTKLKYPMGDVPMKKGVCTDVIIRALRDQNMDLQELVHQDMSRNFSAYPNRWGLKQPDANIDHRRVPNLMTYFTRQGWAVQDTNYQAGDIVTWELKGNRPHIGIVSDRKIGDRPLIIHNIGLGTREDDILYRYTITGHFRLPVQ, from the coding sequence ATGAAACGCAAAACCTCCCTCAATCTCGTTCTTGCCAGCATTGCGGTTGCCATTGCCTTGATTACGGCTGCGGCTTTTTGGTTTTATCACAGCCCTTACGGTCCGACCATCCCACTTATCCGTACCGGCTCTTCACAATCCATTACCCAACCCGACCGACCATCCCCGAAAATCGTCCAATCTGCGCGCAACCAAATCGGCAAGACCCTGCGTTATGACTCTGCCTACACCAAACTCAAATATCCGATGGGTGACGTACCGATGAAAAAAGGCGTGTGCACCGACGTCATCATCCGCGCCCTGCGCGACCAAAATATGGATTTGCAAGAACTTGTCCATCAAGACATGAGCCGGAACTTCTCCGCCTATCCCAACCGTTGGGGCTTGAAACAACCCGATGCCAACATCGACCACCGCCGGGTACCCAACCTCATGACTTATTTCACACGCCAAGGCTGGGCGGTACAGGATACGAATTATCAGGCAGGCGATATTGTGACTTGGGAGCTTAAAGGCAACCGCCCCCACATCGGCATCGTCTCCGACCGCAAAATCGGAGACAGACCCTTGATTATCCACAATATCGGTTTGGGAACCCGCGAAGACGACATCCTCTACCGCTATACCATTACCGGACATTTCAGGCTTCCTGTTCAGTAA
- the htpX gene encoding protease HtpX — MKRIFLFLATNIAVLVVIRVVLAVLGIHSTDQVGSLLVYSAVVGFAGSIISLLMSKSIAKNSVGAEVIVQPRNQVEAWLLATVEAQARQWSLKTPEVAIYHSPEPNAFATGATRNSSLIAVSTGLLERMTRDEVEAVLAHEMAHVGNGDMVTLTLIQGVVNTFVVFLARIVSGMIARNNDGSTSQGTYFLVSMVLQVVFGFLASIIVMWFSRQREYRADAGAAKLVGAPKMIAALQRLKGNPSDLPQQMNAMGIASDAKDSLLSTHPSLENRIARLKAL, encoded by the coding sequence GTGAAACGAATCTTCTTGTTTCTCGCAACCAATATTGCCGTTTTGGTCGTCATCCGCGTTGTTTTGGCCGTACTTGGCATACACAGTACGGATCAGGTCGGCAGCCTGCTGGTGTACTCGGCCGTCGTCGGCTTTGCCGGTTCGATCATTTCATTATTGATGTCCAAATCCATCGCGAAAAACTCAGTCGGTGCGGAAGTCATCGTACAGCCGCGCAATCAAGTGGAAGCGTGGTTGTTGGCGACTGTGGAAGCACAGGCGAGGCAGTGGAGCCTGAAAACGCCGGAAGTGGCGATCTACCATTCCCCCGAACCCAATGCTTTCGCAACCGGTGCCACGCGCAACAGTTCGCTGATTGCGGTGAGTACGGGTTTGCTCGAGCGCATGACGCGGGACGAAGTCGAAGCCGTTTTGGCGCACGAAATGGCACACGTCGGCAACGGCGACATGGTTACGCTGACCTTGATACAGGGCGTGGTCAATACGTTTGTGGTTTTCCTTGCCCGCATCGTTTCCGGCATGATTGCACGCAACAACGACGGTAGCACTTCGCAAGGCACATATTTTTTAGTCAGCATGGTATTGCAGGTCGTGTTCGGCTTTTTGGCAAGCATCATCGTGATGTGGTTCAGCCGTCAGCGCGAATACCGTGCGGATGCGGGAGCCGCCAAACTGGTCGGCGCGCCCAAAATGATTGCCGCGCTGCAACGCTTGAAAGGCAACCCGAGCGATTTGCCGCAGCAAATGAATGCGATGGGTATCGCCAGCGATGCCAAAGATTCTTTGCTCAGCACCCACCCCTCTTTGGAAAACCGGATTGCCCGCCTGAAAGCTTTATAA
- a CDS encoding AzlC family ABC transporter permease, translating to MTHPNSPQSEFLRGIKECSPMLIGLLPWALILGVQGGQKGMSWLEMLLMTGMNFAGGSEFAAVNLWANPLPILIIATVTFMINSRHILMGAAIAPYMRDMPRKKAMPALFFMCDESWALAFAEIQKRKAMGLPAFNMPYYAGVCFILYTTWIGFAAFGAAVGPMFGDVAAWGFGMAFPAVFLVLLRGMWKSFKAARPWFVSLIVACGTYLSVDGHWYVPLGAISGLLAAYLWGERE from the coding sequence ATGACACACCCAAATTCCCCGCAATCCGAATTTTTACGCGGCATCAAAGAATGTTCGCCCATGCTTATCGGGCTTTTGCCGTGGGCGCTGATACTCGGCGTACAAGGCGGGCAGAAAGGGATGAGTTGGCTGGAAATGCTACTGATGACGGGCATGAACTTTGCCGGCGGCTCGGAATTTGCTGCGGTCAACTTGTGGGCAAATCCGTTGCCGATACTGATCATCGCCACCGTTACCTTCATGATTAATTCGCGCCATATTCTGATGGGGGCGGCAATCGCGCCTTATATGCGGGATATGCCGCGGAAAAAAGCCATGCCCGCGCTGTTTTTTATGTGTGACGAAAGTTGGGCGCTGGCGTTTGCGGAAATCCAAAAGCGCAAGGCGATGGGGCTACCGGCGTTCAATATGCCTTATTACGCGGGCGTGTGCTTTATCCTTTATACCACTTGGATCGGCTTTGCGGCGTTTGGCGCGGCGGTCGGGCCGATGTTCGGCGATGTCGCGGCATGGGGTTTCGGCATGGCGTTTCCTGCTGTATTTTTGGTGCTGCTGCGTGGTATGTGGAAAAGCTTTAAGGCGGCACGCCCTTGGTTTGTCAGCCTGATTGTGGCGTGCGGGACTTATTTGTCGGTGGACGGGCATTGGTATGTGCCGCTGGGCGCGATTTCCGGCCTGCTTGCCGCCTATCTTTGGGGAGAGAGGGAATGA
- a CDS encoding AzlD family protein has translation MKDLLSWQSFLLFASMLAVTYSTRLIGFFALRNRTLSRRAQIVMEAAPGCVLISVIAPYFVSNKPHELIAIALTVFAASRFSMLVTVLIGVGSSGLLGYLMR, from the coding sequence ATGAAGGATTTGCTGTCTTGGCAGTCGTTCCTGCTGTTTGCCAGTATGCTGGCGGTAACGTATTCCACCCGCCTTATCGGTTTTTTCGCCTTGCGCAACCGTACCTTAAGCCGCCGCGCACAAATCGTGATGGAAGCCGCGCCGGGTTGCGTGTTGATTTCCGTCATCGCGCCTTATTTCGTTTCCAACAAGCCGCACGAGTTGATTGCCATTGCGCTGACCGTGTTTGCCGCAAGCAGGTTTTCCATGTTGGTTACCGTGTTGATTGGCGTGGGCAGTTCGGGGTTGTTGGGGTATTTGATGCGCTAG